In Leopardus geoffroyi isolate Oge1 chromosome D1, O.geoffroyi_Oge1_pat1.0, whole genome shotgun sequence, a single window of DNA contains:
- the LOC123602705 gene encoding olfactory receptor 1002-like translates to MEFRNQTLVTEFLFVGLTNCFQHQVVLFVMFLLVYLVTLLGNVGMITLIWMDSRLHTPMYFFLSHLSFVDVCSSSVIGPKMLTDIFVKKKVISFLGCAAQLWFFGQFVVTECFLLASMAYDRYMAICKPLLYTLIMSRRICVQLVVGPYTMGLISAITHTTFAFRLPYCGPNTINHFFCDLLPVLSLACADTQVNQVLLFILAGALGVLSGVIILVSYIYIVVTILRIRSAEGRRKAFSTCSSHLTAVSILYGTLFFIYVRPSSSFSLDINKVVSVFYTAVIPMLNPLIYSLRNKEVKDSFRRTFEKKNLLLSR, encoded by the coding sequence ATGGAATTTAGAAATCAAACTTTGGTGACTGAGTTTTTATTTGTGGGCTTAACAAATTGCTTCCAGCACCAGGTTGTTCTGTTTGTGATGTTTCTCTTGGTTTATCTGGTCACTCTTCTGGGAAATGTGGGGATGATCACCCTCATTTGGATGGATTCCCGGCTCCACACTCCCATGTACTTTTTTCTCAGCCACTTGTCCTTTGTGGATGTCTGCTCCTCTTCTGTCATTGGTCCCAAGATGTTGACAGAcatctttgtgaaaaaaaaagtaatctctttCTTGGGTTGTGCTGCCCAGTTATGGTTTTTTGGTCAGTTTGTAGTGACAGAGTGTTTTCTGTTGGCCTCCATGGCTTATGACAGGTATATGGCCATCTGTAAGCCCTTGTTGTATACACTCATTATGTCCCGGCGAATCTGTGTGCAGCTGGTGGTAGGGCCTTATACCATGGGTCTTATAAGCGCCATAACGCATACGACGTTTGCCTTTCGCCTGCCTTACTGTGGTCCAAATACCATCAATCACTTCTTCTGTGAccttcttcctgttctctccctGGCATGTGCAGACACCCAGGTCAATCAGGTTTTACTTTTCATCTTGGCTGGAGCTCTAGGAGTGCTCAGTGGTGTGATCATCCTGGTTTCCTACATTTACATCGTGGTCACTATCTTGAGGATCCGCTCTGCTGAGGGGAGGCGCaaagccttctccacctgctctTCACACCTGACTGCTGTCTCCATCCTGTATGGGACACTCTTCTTTATCTACGTACGCCCCAGTTCTAGTTTCTCGCTGGACATCAATAAAGTGGTTTCTGTGTTCTACACAGCCGTGATCCCCATGTTGAACCCCCTTATCTACAGCCTGAGAAACAAAGAGGTCAAGGATTCATTCAGGAGGACGTTTGAGAAGAAGAATCTTCTTCTGAGTAGGTAA